A single window of Lepus europaeus isolate LE1 unplaced genomic scaffold, mLepTim1.pri SCAFFOLD_37, whole genome shotgun sequence DNA harbors:
- the LOC133754996 gene encoding syntenin-1-like, producing the protein MSLYPSLEDLKVDKIIQAQTAFSANPANPAILSEASAPISQDGNLYPKLYPELSQYMGLSLNEEEILANLVMLSGAPLQGQLVARPSSMNYMVAPVTGNDVGLRRAEIKQGIREVILCKDQDGKIGLRLKSIDNGIFVQLVQANSPASLVGLRFGDQVLQINGENCAGWSSDKAHKVLKQAFGEKITMTIRDRPFERTITMHKDSTGNIGFIFKNGKVTSIVKDSSAARNGLLTEHNICEINGQNVIGWKDSQIVDILSTSGTVVTVTIMPAFIFEHIIKRMAPSIMKSLMDHTIPEV; encoded by the coding sequence atgtctctctatccatctcttgaAGACTTGAAGGTAGACAAAATAATTCAGGCTCAGACTGCTTTTTCTGCAAACCCTGCCAACCCAGCAATTTTgtcagaagcttctgctcccatcTCTCAAGATGGAAATCTTTATCCTAAACTGTATCCGGAACTTTCTCAATACATGGGCCTGagtttaaatgaagaagaaatacttGCAAATCTGGTGATGCTCTCTGGAGCACCACTTCAGGGGCAGTTGGTAGCAAGACCTTCCAGTATGAACTATATGGTGGCTCCTGTAACTGGAAATGATGTTGGGCTTCgcagagcagaaattaaacaagggattcgtgaagtcattttatgtaaggatcaagatggaaaaattggactcaggcttaaatcaatagataatggtatatttgttcagctagtccaggcaaattctccagcctcattggttggtttgagatttggcgaccaggtactccagatcaatggtgaaaactgtgcaggctggagctctgataaagctcacaaggtgctcaaacaggcttttggagagaagaTCACAATGACCATTCGTGACAGGCCTTTTGAGCGGACAATTACTATGCATAAGGACAGTACTGGAAACAttggctttatctttaaaaatgggaaagtaacatccatagtgaaagatagttctgcagccagaaatgGTCTTCTCACGGAACATAACATCTGTGAGATCAACGGCCAGAACGTCATTGGATGGAAGGACTCTCAAATTGTAGACATACtatcaacatctgggactgtagttaccgtcacaatcatgcctgcttttatctttgaacatattATTAAACGGATGGCGCCAAGCATTATGAAAAGCCTGATGGATCACACCATCCCTGAAGTTTAA